CAGTGTTATCGCCGCCGTCGGGAGCCTGCCGTCAAGCAATAACAGGAATATGACCATCGGCGGAGACGGCTCGCTGTTGCGGGTCTCGAACGGTACGATGGTCAACCTGACCCGCAGCGGGACCTTGTCCGGCACCGGCAATATTTCGATCGGCGATAATGTCACGATCAATGGCGGCGGTGCGCTGACGCTCGCTTCGAGCGGTAACAATCAACTCGGCTCGAATGTGACCCTCACCGCCAATGCTTTCGATCTGTCGGCAAAGGTGATCAACATCGGCGGCGGCACGTCGGGGCTCGTGCTTGACGACGCCATCATTGCGAATTTCGCGGGGGCGGCATCCGTTCTCCTGCAAAGCGCCTCGGTGGTCAATTTCTACGACGCGAGCGGTCTCACCGTCGGCAATTCCAACAATCCAATCGATACGCTCACCTTCGACGGCGCAGGTCTCTATAGCCAAGGCGGCACGACGACGATCGACGCTGCGAACGTCGTGTTCACGAATAGCCAAGCGACGCCGAACATTGCCAATGTGGCGAGCGCCGCGGTGACCGGGACACTTAATGTCAATGCCGGCGGCACACTCACATTCGGCGCGACGCCCGCGGCTGTCATGCAAGGCAGCCAAACGAATAGTTACGGCTTTACAATCGGCAATTTCAACCAAGTGAACGTCACAGCCGATCAAGGGATTGCCTTCAGCGGCAGCGGCAACTTCGGGGCCGGCGCGGCGAGTGTCACCTTTACGGCGCCGAATATTATCGCGGCGGCGGGCAGCTCGCAGTCGCTCACCACGGGCGGCGATCTGACGATCGCTTCAAACGGCCTAGCCGCGTCCGTTGCAGCGACGGAGATCGGAGGCAGTCTCACACTTACGGCGGCGAGCGTTAAAGATTATGGCACGATTACTGCGCTTTCGGGCACGGTTTCGCTCACGGCGACAGGCGCAACATCTCCGAGCGATCCCACAGCGGGAGCCGTCACCCTCTATCCCGGCGCGACCATCAACGCGGGCGGCTCCGAGATCGTCCTCGGCCCGGTCGTTGAGGATGCGCCGGGTGGCACGGTGAATCTCACTTCGCAGAACGGCAATGTCATGCTCTACAGCAATGCCGTGCTCTCCAGTCTCGTGAATGTCGCTGCCGCTGGCAGCGGTTATGCCGGAGCGGTCAACATTGATGCGCCAAATGGCGCCGTGACATTGGAAGGCACATTGAAGGGTGCCGCCGCCTATAATGATATTGGCGGCACGTTTACCCTCGTCGCCGGGAGCTTGAACCCCAATGATTCATTGCCTTTCACGAGCGGCTTTACCGGTAATTTCGCAGTCGAACTCGGCCAAGGCAATATCACCATTGCCGCCGGCCAGACCCTCACCTCTGGCAAAGTGCTTTTGGTCGCCAATAATGGCAGCATTGACGTCGAGGGCACCATCGATGCCAGCGGCCCGACCGGCGGCAGTATCGGGCTTTATGCGATAGGCACGAGCACGGCTCAAGCTGGAACGGCAGGCGCCAATGGCGTCACCATCGGCTCGGACGCCAAGCTCTACGCCCGCTATCAAGCCGATGACCCGAACGATCCCGCCTATGCCAACGGAACATCAAACCTGGTCCAAACCGGCGGCACCATCACGCTCGGTACAACAGGTGTGCCAGACACGACCCTGAATGCGGCCTATGGCTATGAGGATGTCCCTGCTTCGGGTGCCATCACCGTGGCCTCGGGCGCGACCTTCGATGTCTCAGGTGGCCCCGGTGGCACCAACATCAACAATACCGGTGGGTCGGTCACCGTCCGTGCTCCGAACCTGACAACCAATAACATCAATGTCAGCTTCAAGGGCACAATCGTCACCAATGCCGATGCCAATGGCAACCCGAGCGGCAATGGCGTCATCGCCGATGCCTACGCCGTTTGGAGCACGACAGATTCTTGTACGCTCATTGCGGGCGGTTGCAGTGCCATCACCACGGTTGCCCAATTCAACGCATTGACTCCGGCGCAGCAGGCCCAGCTCGAAGCGCATTTCGACGGCATCATCGATCCCGCCGGTTTCTTCAACGGCGCCGGGACACAAATTATCTCTGCGACCGGCGGCCTCTACCCGAATTCGACTTACGCTTCGCCTGCTACGGGGGCCTATCTGCCGCATGTGGATTTCTACCAGAACACGCTGCTGAAGTTTGTCGATAATCCTTTCAACGATCCGGCAGGCACGACAACCAATACGGCCGCGGTGCAGAATGATTTCGCCGGAGCTCAGATTCAGATCGCTGGATCGAACACTACATCACCGCTTCCGTCGTCAAAGCTGCACCTGCAGCCGGAGATCGATCTCGTCAATCCCAGCCCGGCCACGGGCAGCACCAGCATCAACAATGGCAACATTACCGTCGCCAGCAATTGGAACCTCGGGGCAGGCGTCTACAACACTGCGACAGGGGCCTTCAGCCTTTACTACCGCACGACAACGGGCGGCGCGCCGGGCGTGTTGAGCCTGCGCACGACCAATAATATTCTTATCGATGCCACGATCAGCGATGGATTCTACGAAACCAGCGATCCGATGTTTCCTATCACCACACCTGCAGGCACCGGCAATTCGCTAGCCCTTGAGCAAGACGAGTATCTTTATGGAAATCTGACAGGCGCTACAAACACGATAGGCCCGGGACAATATGCTTCCTTAACTTACATGCCGGGTTTCACGGGAATCATCGCGCCTCAGAACATTGCGTTCCCCACATCATATAGCTTGGTGGCTGAACAAAATACGTGGTATGCTTATTATTATTATTATTATGTCCATTATGGACTGAACTTGGCCCTTCAAACCGTCGGCATCGCACCGAGCGCCAATTACATAGGTGGCAGCTACGATCCGAATGCGGGCGACTACGCAAGCACGGCAATTTACAACGCGGCCATGGCCAAGGGCACGTTCGATAATGTCCCAACCGACTATACAAGCTACGCCGCCTATGTGACTGCCTTTAATAAATATTACGTCGGCAGCACTTATTACACGTCCTCGATCGGCACTTATACGAACGGGGAACTCAGCGCCACTTTTGCGACCCCGGCAAGCTCGGTGAATGGGACCACACAAAATCTCACGAATTTTGACAATAATCCCACCGACTACACATCCTACGTCAATTATGTAACCGCCTATAAAGATTACTTCGCAGTAATGCATACGTTTATGTCGAGTTATTATGCGGCCCATACAACCCAAACCAGCGGTCTACCCTCACCTATTCTTGCGCCGCTGCCTCCACCTGCTGTCGGAACCGCCTATGCGGGTGGGGCGACGGAGGTTGCGACTCTCTACAGGACGGATTATGAAACGCAATATCTCAATAATGCATATTACCTCGATTATAACACTTATTATTATACCTATGCGGTCGAACCGGGCCATGTCACAGGCAAGACGACGGCCACCAGCTACGGCTCGTCCCTATGGCTCAATGTGATTCCTTATCTGCCCTTGGTGGCGGATACGCCGGCGGTTTCGATCCCCACCACGGGGGCACCGGGACCAGCGAATATGATCGCCAATAATCCCGCCGCGAATGCGTCGGTGGCCACTAATGACTACAATACAACATCGGCCGCTAGCTTGATGCCGGCCAGCCTGGGGAACAGCTTCTCCTATAGTTTCACCGCTGGCGCCTATTTCCCTGCCAGCGGCGCGGCGTCCGTCGATCCCAATGCCGTTGTCCTGCTTACCAGCACCGTCAATACCGCAAGCCCAGTGGATAGTATCGTCATCTCGGGCCATACATCCTATACGGATCCGCTCAGCACGTCGCAGACCGTCAATGTGCCGACCTTGGTGCGCACCGGCACGGGATCGATCACGCTCGCGGCGCCCGGCGATGTCCTCTTCACCGATCCAGTCATTGAAGGCGCGGTCTATACGGCGGGCGCGGCCGTCACGACCCCGTCCGATTTCAGCGCGCCGGGCCTCGGCGCCAAATATGCGGCCACTCCCAATGGCCTCGTCTCGACTCTGGCCTGGGGCACGGGCGGCGGCGCGATCACAGTGGACGCTGGCCAATCGATCCTCGCTGCCGTGGGCACGGTGAGCGAGACGACGGCGGACTGGTACGACCGCTATGGCAAATCGAACGGCACCGCGACGTCCTTCTCGTCCTGCGCCGCGGCGGGCTCCACCGCCTGCCAAAATGCGGCCTGGGTCAATTATGCGACCTTCTTCCAGAATTTCGGCGCGCTGGGCGGCGGCAATATCAGCCTGCGGGCGGGCGGCGCGATCACCAATATTTCCACGGCGCAGCCGCAGACATTTTTCGTGAGCGGCGGCACGGTCGCGTCCGATCCGGTGGTGGAACATGTCTACGGGGGCGGCGACCTTCTGGTGCAGGCTGGCGGCAATGTGAACGGCGGTTCCTTCTATGTCGGGCAGGGCGCGGGCTTAATCACAGCCTCGGGGGCTGTGACAGGTTCGCCGCAGCTTTTCATCCAGGACAGCTATATCGACATGGTCGCGGGAGGCGCCCTCAGCCTTGGCAGCGTTTCCGATCCGGCGAGCTTGGGCATTAACACAGATTATATCCTTGGTTTGACCAACCTTGTAAACCTAGCAAGTGGCTATCAAGTCGGATCTTCTAACAGTAACTATTGGGGCGCCTATTTCACGACTTATGGCCCCGAGGCCGGCCTGTCGCTGACGAGCCTCACCGGCAACGCGACCGCGACCTTCAGCACGTTCAATGCCCAATCTGGCTCTGTTGTCGGTTCGATCGTTTTGCCCGGCCTCCTGTCCATCACGGCGCCGCTGGGCAATATTACGATCAATACCGCCGCGCCGGTCGGTTACTCCACGACAACGGTGATGCTGGCCTATTCCACCGATGCCTCGGGCGACGACACAGGCGGCCTCACGCTCGCGGCGGGCGGCACGATCACTCTTGCCGGCGGCGGAATGCTCGCCCTGGAAGACACTTTGCTGCTTTCCGAAAACAGCTACACTGGCCTCATCGGCGGCAATCCGCTCGGACTGACCTCTTATGCCTATGCCCCCGCAAATCTGGCGACCAGCGATCCCGTCGTGCTCTATGCTGGGCGGGACATCCTATCCGGCGCTCTTGCGTCCGGCGGCAGCATGTTGAGCGTGAACCGGCCGGCCGAGATCCAAGCCGGGCGGGATATCAACCTCAGCTTTATCGGCGAGAATCTGAGCGATGGTGATGTCACAGCCCTGATCGCCGGGCGCGATGTCTTGGGGTCGGACCTGCTCTACGGGCCGGGCGCGCTTCTGATCGAGGCCGGACGAAACGTGACGACGGGCGGGATTGTCGCCGTCGGCAATGGCGCCGCCGGCGCAGGCACAACCAGTCTCAGTACCTCTTTCGGAAAAAGTATGATTACATTAGGCACTTATCTCGGCACCTATGCCGGCACCAACACCCGCGCCTACTTGCCGGCGCAAAGCGCCAATGTCACGGTGCTCTTCGGCGTCGGGCCAGGCGTCGATTACGCGGATGCGATCAGCCAATATGTCAATCCAGCTTCGGCTGGCAGTGGAGGGATCGATTTCCTCACCGATATCGCAGCGCGCCTGGGACAATCGCCCGATCAAGCCTGGGCGACATTCGAGGGCTTCTCGGTCCAGAGGCAGCAATTATGGGTCGATCGCGCCTTCCTTGATTTTCTGACCACGGTCGCAACCGACTATCGCAATGCCTCGAGCCCTTATTACGGGCAATATGCGCGTGCCTATAGCGCGATCGACACGCTGTTTCCGGCGCGCTATGGCTATACGAATAATGCCACGGGCAGCGGCGCCAATGGCGCGGCGGCGACGATCAAGACCGGCGATCTCAACATGCGTTATGCGCTGATCGAGACACAGCAAGGCGGCGACATCAATCTTATCGGCCCCGGCGGCGGCATCACCGTCGGCACGGTCGGACAGGACTCGATCGCGTCCGGCAGAGGTGGTCAGAGTAAGGAAGGCATACTCACATTGCGCGGCGGTGATATCAGCATTTTCACCGATGGAAGCGTGCTCGTGAACCAGAGCCGCATCATGACGGAAGAGGGCGGCGACATCGGCATTTTCAGCGCCAATGGCGATATTAACGCTGGGTCAGGACCCAAAACCTATTTCACCAATCCCATCATCGCGGAAATCTGCGACATGGATGGTTATTGCGCGGCCAATGCGGGGGGCCTCGTCACCGGCGCCGGCATTGCCGCGGTCCTTAGTCTCCCAAATCAAGATCCGAAAAAGAGCAATGCAACTTTGGTCGCGCCGCATGGAACGGTGGATGCCGGAGCCGCGGGCATTCGTACCGCGGGCAATCTGAATATTGTCGCGTTACAAGTGCTGAACAGCTACAATATTTCGGCGCAAGGCACGACCCAAGGCCTGCAAACAACGGCAGCGCCGAATGTCGGCGCTCTGACATCGGCCAATAGTACGGCCGGCGCAAGCCAGGCCGGCGTTAGCCAGCCGCAAAAGCAAAACAACGCGCCGTCGGAGGTGCCCTCGCTGATCAGTGTCGAAGTGCTCGGCTATGGCGGCGGCAGTTCCGACGGCGGCAATTCAGGCACCGGCGCGCCGCTCAACGAATTGCATGTGCCGAATAGCGAGATGGATCAGAGGAGAAGGGGATCGCCTCCCCTATAATGGACGAGCTTTTTGAGGCTTTTGTGGAGGCCATGCGCCCACAACCGATGCGCATCCGACCGATATGACTGACCCGGCTCAGGACTTATTCGTCGAGCCGTCAGTGTGAGGTGCGCGACGAAGCGATCCATTCCATCCAATGCCATTCTCTGAATAATCGTTCTGGATTGCTTCGCCATAGCTCGTTGCTTGCAACGGGCGTCGCTTCGCAACGCCCTATGGCTCGCAATGACGATCCCCACGTCATGAATGATTCACGCCTCTCCGCCGTCATGCGTGGACTTTGATCCGTGCATCCAAGCCTACACTCGGCGATGCCGGGATCGCCAAGTCATAGGCGGCCAGATCAGAGGTAATCCGGATCATAGGGCATTCGGAAGAGAGCGTCGCGAAGGCTCAGCCCCCGCGCAGCGCATCGTCATCTCGCTCGGCGCGCAAAAAGCCGGGCGCGTCTTGCGACACGCCCGGCCTGAAGTGTGGAATGGGTCTACGATTGTTTAATTCGCGCCCGTGGCTCCGGTGACACAACCCGTGCCATTGCCGCTGCCGACGTAATCGATTGAGTTGACATTGAGATTGGTCGTATCAACATATTCGCTGTTGATATTTGTGAGCCAAGCGCTGGACAGCGGATTGAAACCGCTCGCAGTAATGACGTCTGCGGCCGGTGATGTGCCGCTGGCGTCATAATACCAGTTGAGGAAGCCGTTGCCTCTCCCATCGTTCACCAGATCGGTGTAACGAGTGGAAGCTGGAGTTGACCCGCCATTTCCGTCATTTGCCGACCCATAGCAGCTATAGAGGTAGAGAAAGGTCGTGCCGGTGAGCGGGTAGGCGCCCGAAGCTGATGCCAAGGGCAACAGGGAACGGCCATTCGAGTCGGTTTTGGCATAGACATTATAATCCGCATAGGTCCAGGCCGTCGATGGCGTAACACCGCTAAACGCGGAGCTCCAGGCCGCGTCGGCGCTTGTGGGCGTCGGCGGGATGAACGTCGGAGGATTCGCCGAGCTCGGCTGGGTGATCCCGTTTGCGATCTGGTACTCGTTTTGCACGCTCGCGCCGAGCGGAGCGGTCGTGGTGACCGTGTTATAAGGCTGGACGAAGTCGTTGCTTAGATAGCCGATGTTGCCGATCTGCGACGGTTGGTTGGCCGCGTTTCCGATCGCCGCCGCCACGTTGCCGCTGCCGCTGGTGCCGATCCAGTTCGAGATCGTCGCCGTAGAATTCGCAGTCCTATAAGCATTGATCCTCGACAGAAGATTCGAGAAACCGGTGCTCGGTAAAGGCCAATTGGTAGCATAGGTGGAATAAGAGGTGTAAGCCGGCGAACCGGTTGTGATTGTGGGCGAGAAAATAGCTGCATACATTACGTTCGTAGCATCGATCTGCGGGCAAACGGTGCTCAGATAATTGGTGAAGATGAAGCTCGTGCCGCTGCCGTCCGAGCGGTAAACCACCTTGATCGGGGTGGTCGAGCTTGAATAGGACATCGGCGTGCCGGGGGTGTTGGTGGAATCAAACGGTGTTGTCGCCCCAGAAGCGCCTGCCGGAATGCTCGGGTTGGAGTTCCAGTCAGTCACGAGACCGGAGAAGATGGCGCAGATCTGCGCGGCCGAGAGCTGAATGGCGCCGCCGGCGCTGGCCGGATTCGACGTGTTCTGTGAATTGATCGTCCAGCCGGTCGCCGGGACGGCCGGAACGTTGACGGCGACGGCGACGGGGGCTTCGAACAGCGGAAGCTGGATCGGGGCGCCGAAGTTTGTCGCGGGATAGGAGGCAGAGCCCGCCGCGGTTGAGACGCCGCTCCAATTCACCACATAGGTTGTCGTTGTATAGCCGCTGGTGAAATTGCTTGGCAGCGGCGAGTCGCCTGCGCCGAAGTCAACGTGCGGATAGGGATAGGAACTCAGGACCGGCGTATTCGAGGTCAGAACGCTGTCGATGTAGTTCGGCGGAACGGCGGGCAAAGATCCACTGCCATTGAAGAGCTGGCTCGGATCGTTGCTGATGAAGCCGCGCACGCCGCTGCCGCTGCCGACGCCAGCATAAAGGCCTTCGACATTGTTACCGGGGCAGCCGGTCGGCAACGTGCCACCGTTGATCGGCGTGCCGTAGCAATCGAAAATGTTGCGGGCGCTGACGGAAGCAAGCGTGCTGCCGCCGCCGAAAATCCCGTCCACAGCTGTCTGGGCGAAGGCCGGTTGAAGGACCGAGGCGCCGATGAGCGCGACGGCTGAAATGGCGAGGACCGAAGTCCCGCTCCGCAGGTTTTCATTTAATCTACGAGTCATCACAAAGTTTCTCCAGTAGGAAGTATCCTGTAGAGCGCACGAGAGGGTTCGGCCTCTCAACGAAAGGTCGATTTCACAAAGTCTAAACATGACATTTCTATTTCAGTTGGCCTACAAACCCATGAATAGGTCTTGAGAAGTTGAGTATAAAAATCTCCGCCCCGATCACGGGTCATCCCGATGTGATGCCCTACATTTAGGTAGAGGACTCGAACCAGCATTTTGCGAAAAAATAAACGCGAAAATCTGCAAATAAATTCCTTGACGCATAGATGTGTCGGAATCTACGCTTTGGGTAGAGTGTTGGTCAGAAGAGCGATTTAAAAATGGCTGGGAATACGCTGCCTTTCGTTCCCCAAGCTTCCTACCGCGCGGAGGTTAAGGCTCAGCTGCCTACCAAGCCGATTGTCGTTGCGCCAAGCGTTCAAATCCGCCGCGGCCGCAAACATCACAGCCAGGGCGTGGAACACGCCCGCGCCGATCGTTGGAAGCAAGCATTGCGCGCATTCGAAGATGCGGTCCGATGCGCACCCGATCATCCGAGCTTTCACTATGCGCATGGCGTCGCACTCTGCCGCTTCGATCGCTTCAATGAGGCGATCGAAGCCTTTCAGCGCGAACTCTCGATCACGCCGGGGCATGCTCCAGCGATAACGGAAATCGGCACTTGCCTCGCCCGAACCGGGCGTACGCGCGAAGGCATTCCTTGGTTACAAAAGGGCCTTCAGCGCATGCCCAACATGCCGCTTGCTCACTATAGCCTCGGGCTCGCGCTGCTCACCGAAAACCGCCGCAAAGAAGCGATCGAAGCCTTCGACCGCGCGATTGCGCTCGATGGGGCCTATGCGGATGTCTATCGCACGCGCGGTCTCGCTCATGCGATGGATGGCAATTACGAAAAATCCACAGATGATCTGCACGCGGCAGCTGCGCTTGACAGCAAGAACTATCGAGCCATGCTTGAGGTCGGGGCAGCTTTAGGTCAGCAAGCACGCGATCATCAGGCGGGCCGGCTTTTTGAAATGGCGGCGAAAATCGCTCCCGATATTGCCTTGCCTCAATATGTGTTTGGTCAATTCCTTATCAACAATCGCTGCTATGAGCTTGGGCTCCAATATGTAGGCCGGGCCATCGAGCTCGATCCATTGCAGGCCGAGCCATATGTTGCCAGAGGCTTCGGCTTCCTTGGCCAAGGGCGTATTGATGAAGCCGTCGCGAGCTATCGCCACGCCGGTGAGTTGAGCCCGGGAAGCGCCAATATAGCAGGCACTCTGCTCTTTGCTTTGCAACACAAGCCTGGTGTCACTGAAACCGATTTGTTTGATGCCCACAAAAAATGGGCCAGTCTCTATAGAAATCAAACGCCAAGGGATAGATGGTCTTTCGCGAATGATCCAGATCCGGGGCGGAGGCTCCGGATCGGGATCGTATCAGCCGACATGCATCGGCATGCCGCCGCATTCCTAACCCTGCGCGCAATCGAGCAACTCGCTATTCTGGGATATAAGATTTATTGCTACAAGACCGATCGGAAGCGACAGGATGATGATTTCAGTGAACGTTACAAGGCTGTAGCACAGTCATGGGTTGACGTTTCCGATCTCGACGATCAGGGGCTTCTTGCGCTAATCGCCGAGCATGAAATCGACGTGCTCTTCGACCTGGCCGGACATACGGCGGGAAATCGACTCTCCGTTTTTGCGATACGCGCGGCGCCGGTGCAATTGAGCTGGGCCGGCTATGTCGGCACAATTGGGCTTGACACCTATGACGGCCTCATTGCCGACACTGTGGAAGTTCCGCCCGCTCATGATGATTTTTATGTCGAGCCCATTGTCCGTCTCCCCAATTGCTATGTTTGCTACCATCCGCCGATCGATGCTCCGGATCCAGGACCGCTGCCATTTTTCAAGACAGGGACTTTCACATTTGGCTGCTTTAATCGTCCTGCAAAGCTCAATGTAGAAGTTGCGCGTGCCTGGGCGAGGATATTGGAGCAGGTGCCTGAAAGCCGCATTCTCATGGTGTACGGTGGCCTGGATGAGGAAAGCACGCAGGATGCCGTTTACAAGATTTTAGAAAGCGGCGGCTTATTGCGTGACCGCATCGATCTCGTCGGCGAGACAGAGCAGCCAAAACTTCTAGAGGCGTATGTTGAAAGAGTTGATCTCGCGCTCGATCCATTTCCTTACTCAGGTGGTGTCACGACGCTTGAAGCGATGTGGATGGGCGTGCCCGCCGTTACATTTGTCGGCGACACCTTCGCGGGCCGCCATTCGGCGAGCCATCTCACAGCGGCAGGCCTTCAAGATTTTTGCACCTATTCGGTTGAAGCCTATATCGACCTAGCCGTGGATTGGGCCAGACGCCCGGAAGAGCTCGCTATTCTGCGTGCGGAGCTACGCCAGCGTGTCTCGCTCTCGCCATTGAACGACCAAGTTGGGTTTGGCGATAATCTTTCGGCTGCGCTGATGCGACTCTGGGGAGACTGGTCGACGAA
The Methyloferula stellata AR4 DNA segment above includes these coding regions:
- a CDS encoding filamentous haemagglutinin family protein — its product is MAAQSQATLNAAASAIRGMWTPQQAAQAAAAALQSGANTVANGISTGGNGQLPGLVVDPRVGAGVPNLWINASQPTQTTSNGQTTVTIDQTAPQAVMTWLYYNVGANTTVVYRQEVGGVTLPLGQGNPSWVALNRIDATGVPSQILGSIKADGTVLLINPNGIIFGGASQINVHSLIATSFDIDGTTAASAFNGSSAYTALSVNGITFEAPPEEASSNLYFVANGLYTLAVPGTSQPNYGNSVQFAMGNQSLSTAALPGVPGSGRGSIVVEAGASITNTVNATGDGGYVALLGSSVTNSGSIVTQAGQIILAAGNAALLTEPSSAATGVNTAISLNQTLTGVATFSSTAFQGSLQTLTLSAGDNSVTNNGLLISNEGAVTIGTYLTNGTITQNGAIEATTSTQRIGSITLQTAGEAIFAPTSVTAILPDPNSGTVPVSAATGLQPAITIEGDQGIDFQSGSLLRAPSAALKLMSNNNVVLESGATIDLSGLANVEVPVTNYLVTFVVTANEVANDPLARSLIGTTVTIDSRVGSPIIDDTGYANLIQESIGQVLTAGGSVSVSSPNGGAATLIQKPGSLIDISGGYVTFTGGTINTTKLLGSDGRIYDIGKASTAISYVGIAGEFTVEHPHWGVTQTFTNPLLRGTYYDPTYIAGASAGSLSVTGLPVLDGTILGETVTGRRQRANAIGGGTTAQASLEALPAGASLTITSGASFWFETSAQAGSDPFGLSNYVFGSTWTAPSTVALLTDKLSAVDFASITVQGTSTGGYPTVNMTAGSVLTVAPGGSVNLQGVQLIDGTINAPSGKITLSGYVYDTSASSSNGVPNLSPVTIGSGAVLNVAGLWVNDTGAIGDEVQGQAFINGGSVSISTTAAAYHTTDGFSSSDVTQSIILAAGSVIDLSSGGYVGSNGKLAIGSDGLPKGNGGSLSLLTYSGGWAAPYAIGKDGTFRSAPTGGNEPTAATVVMAGTIYADSFDTGGTFTLQAPAITIDGAATSVTSYTSGANAGTIVLPTSFFTDNGFSNYVLTSVYGSTTVTAGTHLLLQQSNYLSGVGGGGTVLSNLTTLGAAAGVIPADVLALTLQPTGATVRDFAEIGLAPDGLRNPVSLTLNQIVYGFDQTGPATRATVLVDAGATITAEANASKQASINLTAQGPVTVFGSIFAPGGSITLTSTLLSGVGFTGVTGASDVWIGANAVLDVSGIYVPNPSIANYQTGSVLDGGTITLSGDTAVVALPGSQFKLEGTSAQIQMPSGSVNLSQRFVTQEIWSDGGTLALNGNVYFAGNVAAAGGAPLASGGMLDVSGGSIIVEPAGLIGSLLSPIPYAVPTVTVNTNTYTYNAAAFIGTDTLNNSGFESIILNAGTSAAPGTGVIAFNGSEAINVPGSLILQGNLMLMQASTGLLAPNVTNFYTYNATSNSTGYQAPTCAGAGCIPSIGGATVDLTAGYFWLSSGASSPSPSAADGTLNVTAQWIDLGSPMTGANGASMTSLVNVGNATFTSADAIRLIGYPTSTNATSTFLGGLYTAGNLTLQAAEIYPTSGTSFVLMSTGTAANYNSLTINQKGAASQPLSAGGTLILDAVNINQNGTVWAPFGQVVVGLTPATVASLDAANSGLSALLAPSVATQNVTLGAGSLTSVSGNGSLVPYGFTLDGLAWYVGNTETLGANVTSTMGTPATASPTKAITLSGANVTTASGAVLDLSGGGDIYATEFVSGTGGTTNVLAGSTVYALVPASTAKVAPYDPTFAGGTNAGAVYNSSLINVTAGSAIFIAGGNGIAAGYYTLMPGMYATLPGAYRVTVASTPVKTAASQSYTTDDGSLYVTGSFANMITGARSSQTVLFELQSGPVWSKYSDITITSGTSFFSGLAATAGTAPPALPIDGGILTFAASSTLSIESTNRFAAGISSLAPGITGLGGQADITANNILVLASDKIAPAADAGYLVLNADQISGLGAMTVIIGGTSSIDGSGNLALTAGATNLDVETDAAHPLGAPQLILVTQAGGSGITVEDGSVIAAVGSLPSSNNRNMTIGGDGSLLRVSNGTMVNLTRSGTLSGTGNISIGDNVTINGGGALTLASSGNNQLGSNVTLTANAFDLSAKVINIGGGTSGLVLDDAIIANFAGAASVLLQSASVVNFYDASGLTVGNSNNPIDTLTFDGAGLYSQGGTTTIDAANVVFTNSQATPNIANVASAAVTGTLNVNAGGTLTFGATPAAVMQGSQTNSYGFTIGNFNQVNVTADQGIAFSGSGNFGAGAASVTFTAPNIIAAAGSSQSLTTGGDLTIASNGLAASVAATEIGGSLTLTAASVKDYGTITALSGTVSLTATGATSPSDPTAGAVTLYPGATINAGGSEIVLGPVVEDAPGGTVNLTSQNGNVMLYSNAVLSSLVNVAAAGSGYAGAVNIDAPNGAVTLEGTLKGAAAYNDIGGTFTLVAGSLNPNDSLPFTSGFTGNFAVELGQGNITIAAGQTLTSGKVLLVANNGSIDVEGTIDASGPTGGSIGLYAIGTSTAQAGTAGANGVTIGSDAKLYARYQADDPNDPAYANGTSNLVQTGGTITLGTTGVPDTTLNAAYGYEDVPASGAITVASGATFDVSGGPGGTNINNTGGSVTVRAPNLTTNNINVSFKGTIVTNADANGNPSGNGVIADAYAVWSTTDSCTLIAGGCSAITTVAQFNALTPAQQAQLEAHFDGIIDPAGFFNGAGTQIISATGGLYPNSTYASPATGAYLPHVDFYQNTLLKFVDNPFNDPAGTTTNTAAVQNDFAGAQIQIAGSNTTSPLPSSKLHLQPEIDLVNPSPATGSTSINNGNITVASNWNLGAGVYNTATGAFSLYYRTTTGGAPGVLSLRTTNNILIDATISDGFYETSDPMFPITTPAGTGNSLALEQDEYLYGNLTGATNTIGPGQYASLTYMPGFTGIIAPQNIAFPTSYSLVAEQNTWYAYYYYYYVHYGLNLALQTVGIAPSANYIGGSYDPNAGDYASTAIYNAAMAKGTFDNVPTDYTSYAAYVTAFNKYYVGSTYYTSSIGTYTNGELSATFATPASSVNGTTQNLTNFDNNPTDYTSYVNYVTAYKDYFAVMHTFMSSYYAAHTTQTSGLPSPILAPLPPPAVGTAYAGGATEVATLYRTDYETQYLNNAYYLDYNTYYYTYAVEPGHVTGKTTATSYGSSLWLNVIPYLPLVADTPAVSIPTTGAPGPANMIANNPAANASVATNDYNTTSAASLMPASLGNSFSYSFTAGAYFPASGAASVDPNAVVLLTSTVNTASPVDSIVISGHTSYTDPLSTSQTVNVPTLVRTGTGSITLAAPGDVLFTDPVIEGAVYTAGAAVTTPSDFSAPGLGAKYAATPNGLVSTLAWGTGGGAITVDAGQSILAAVGTVSETTADWYDRYGKSNGTATSFSSCAAAGSTACQNAAWVNYATFFQNFGALGGGNISLRAGGAITNISTAQPQTFFVSGGTVASDPVVEHVYGGGDLLVQAGGNVNGGSFYVGQGAGLITASGAVTGSPQLFIQDSYIDMVAGGALSLGSVSDPASLGINTDYILGLTNLVNLASGYQVGSSNSNYWGAYFTTYGPEAGLSLTSLTGNATATFSTFNAQSGSVVGSIVLPGLLSITAPLGNITINTAAPVGYSTTTVMLAYSTDASGDDTGGLTLAAGGTITLAGGGMLALEDTLLLSENSYTGLIGGNPLGLTSYAYAPANLATSDPVVLYAGRDILSGALASGGSMLSVNRPAEIQAGRDINLSFIGENLSDGDVTALIAGRDVLGSDLLYGPGALLIEAGRNVTTGGIVAVGNGAAGAGTTSLSTSFGKSMITLGTYLGTYAGTNTRAYLPAQSANVTVLFGVGPGVDYADAISQYVNPASAGSGGIDFLTDIAARLGQSPDQAWATFEGFSVQRQQLWVDRAFLDFLTTVATDYRNASSPYYGQYARAYSAIDTLFPARYGYTNNATGSGANGAAATIKTGDLNMRYALIETQQGGDINLIGPGGGITVGTVGQDSIASGRGGQSKEGILTLRGGDISIFTDGSVLVNQSRIMTEEGGDIGIFSANGDINAGSGPKTYFTNPIIAEICDMDGYCAANAGGLVTGAGIAAVLSLPNQDPKKSNATLVAPHGTVDAGAAGIRTAGNLNIVALQVLNSYNISAQGTTQGLQTTAAPNVGALTSANSTAGASQAGVSQPQKQNNAPSEVPSLISVEVLGYGGGSSDGGNSGTGAPLNELHVPNSEMDQRRRGSPPL